The proteins below are encoded in one region of Struthio camelus isolate bStrCam1 chromosome 23, bStrCam1.hap1, whole genome shotgun sequence:
- the MAP3K6 gene encoding mitogen-activated protein kinase kinase kinase 6, translating to MPLVAGSCWQDPLAVAGTAGRPVCGARGRPSGPRALSVVCVLGREPAACPALRSLRDACRDVRAQLHTVPFGTLTLGDTGTLDRFYNADVAVVEMSDSICQPSLFYHLGVRESFNMTHNVLLCCHSDLPSLQALQEDICQKNSDLCGSYTFIPYVVTPQNKVVCCDASALKCLTELFQPSFNTEGFFTPLVGRLVKLLEGIPTKSCGYFRETIRRDIRRARELYRGEQLSQELARIQQRLDSVELLSLDIIINLLLSYRDVQDYDAIVTLVETLQALPTCDVAEQHNVRFHYAFALNRRNRPGDREKALSVLLPTVERREGAAPDLFCLCGRIYKDMFISSGFTDTEMRDQAFYWYSKAFDVEPSLHSGINSAVLLMAAGHQFETSTQLRQIGVKLNCLQGRKGSLEKLHYYWDVGFCLGAGVLANDLSKVIQASEKLYKLNAPGWYLVSVMETFLLYKHFQKTPPVKSARQELADFWLGFLLEGCRPFVPAWRCPVLVLALSKVLQPAQLAVQSGAEEPAVTLSLVCPSDETAVSNWTFAAASIRGISICKRDERGCFLYVMHPAEDFQLYFPSQQHCRWFCDLVQSFLAEQAAGGEEVPSPTQPVLEYSYEYSETGERVVLGRGTYGVVYAGRCLSNQVRIAIKEIPERDSRYSQPLHEEIALHKHLRHRNIVQYLGSVSQGGFIKIFMEEVPGGSLSSLLRSKWGPLKDNEPTIVFYTRQILDGLSYLHDNHIVHRDIKGDNVLINTYSGVLKISDFGTSKRLAGISPSAETFTGTLQYMAPEIIDQGPWGYGKPADIWSLGCTIIEMATGKPPFYELGSPQAAMFKVGMFKMHPEVPESMSDKAKAFILRCFEADPAKRATAAALLQEPFLAPASTRRARSQAVAAAGGTPHGAAGDSPHSGHPGGDPEGTEGTQGHPWSTQGARAVGSAGSPLLPRCSSNAASSHGYLGAPEDSAGSDLSLRSSSPEESRDLFLLRKDSKRRATLHRILTDEAPGIAAALEESQSAEGPRLGSEHVALLLSCLRSYIQCPSQHQLRQDLLALQTRLRADGLSLRHLQAPLFHFQAAVKRVLRRHHIKPHWMFALDDAVSRAVQAAFTVLMRDLGMKASWLGGDDAKDTSDEDDPVPPRPAVPRSRPRRDSSSLGLGTSSSTQTGPASSLLGPSPLVAQLRHLRAETARLLRELAAKEQEWQRLVQRALRTAQEDAPAPHRPRGEPATRAAPGTRGGAGSIAHPAATAEPPPGQADPLLVEWLQRHNTDQAATDALLRHGFTLRDLLVCATRDDLFYTGIRRGVAYRLWAAVLEHRRTLAQREAE from the exons ATGCCCCTGGTCgccgggagctgctggcaggACCCACTGGCCGTGGCGGGCACGGCGGGCCGGCCGGTGTGCGGGGCCCGCGGGCGCCCCAGCGGGCCGCGGGCGCTGAGCGTCGTGTGCGTGCTGGGCCGGGAGCCTGCGGCGTGCCCGGCGCTGCGCAGCCTGCGCGACGCCTGCCGCGACGTGCGGGCCCAGCTGCACACCGTGCCCTTCGGCACCCTGACGCTGGGGGACACCGGCACCCTGGACCGCTTCTACAACGCAG ACGTGGCCGTGGTGGAGATGAGCGACTCCATCTGCCAGCCCTCGCTCTTCTACCACCTGGGCGTCCGCGAGAGTTTCAACATGACCCACAACGTCCTGCTGTGCTGCCACAGCGAcctgcccagcctgcaggccCTCCAG gaGGACATCTGCCAGAAGAACTCG gACCTCTGTGGCAGCTACACCTTCATCCCCTACGTGGTGACGCCCCAGAACAAGGTTGTCTGCTGCGACGCCAGTGCCCTGAAGTGCCTGACGGAGCTTTTCCAGCCCAGCTTCAACACGGAGGGCTTCTTCACCCCGCTGGTGGGCCGCCTCGTCAAGCTCCTGGAGGGGATTCCCACCAAGTCCTG CGGCTATTTCCGGGAGACGATCCGGCGCGACATCCGCCGGGCCCGCGAGCTGTACCGCGGCGAGCAGCTGAGCCAGGAGCTGGCCCGCATCCAGCAGCGCCTGGACAGCGTGGAGCTGCTCAGCCTGGACATCATCATCAACCTCCTCCTGTCCTACCGCGACGTGCAG GATTACGATGCCATCGTCACGCTGGTGGAGACACTGCAGGCGCTGCCGACCTGCGACGTGGCCGAGCAGCACAACGTCCGCTTCCACTACGCCTTTGCCCTGAACCG GCGCAACCGGCCCGGGGACCGGGAGAAAGCCCTGTCTGTGCTGCTGCCCACGGTGGAGCGGCGCGAGGGGGCTGCACCCGACCTCTTCTGCTTGTGCGGCCGCATCTACAAGGACATGTTCATCAGCTCGGGCTTCACCGACACCGAGATGAGGGACCAGGCCTTTTACTG GTACAGCAAAGCCTTCGACGTGGAGCCGAGCCTTCACTCGGGCATCAACTCCGCCGTCCTCCTCATGGCTGCCGGGCACCAGTTCGAAACCTCGACGCAGCTCCGGCAAATAG GCGTGAAGCTGAACTGCCTGCAGGGCCGCAAGGGCAGCCTGGAGAAGCTGCACTATTACTGGGACGTGGGGTTTTGCCTCGGCGCCGGCGTCTTGGCCAACGACCTGAGCAAAGTCATCCAGGCTTCGGAGAAGCTCTACAAGCTCAACGCGCCGGGCTG GTACCTGGTGTCGGTCATGGAGACGTTCCTGCTCTACAAACACTTCCAGAAGACCCCCCCGGTGAAATCTGCCCGGCAGGAGCTGGCTGACTTCTGGCTGGGTTTCCTCCTCGAGGGCTGCCGGCCCTTCGTCCCCGCGTGGCGCTGCCCG GTCCTGGTCCTGGCGCTCAGCAAGGTCCTGCAGCCAGCGCAGCTGGCCGTGCAGAGTGGCGCGGAGGAGCCGGCGGTGACACTCAGCCTTGTGTGCCCCTCAGACGAG aCAGCGGTGTCGAACTGGACCTTTGCAGCCGCCTCCATCCGGGGCATCAG CATCTGCAAGCGCGACGAAAGGGGCTGCTTCCTCTACGTGATGCACCCGGCAGAGGATTTCCAGCTTTATTTCCCGTCCCAGCAGCATTGCCGCTG GTTCTGCGACCTGGTCCAGTCCTTCCTCGCCGagcaggcggcgggcggcgaggaggtGCCCAGTCCCACGCAGCCCGTCCTGGAG TACAGCTACGAGTACTCGGAGACGGGCGAGCGGGTGGTGCTGGGCCGGGGGACGTACGGGGTCGTCTATGCCGGGCGCTGTCTCAGCAACCAAGTGCGCATCGCCATCAAGGAGATCCCGGAGCGTGACAGCCG GTACTCGCAGCCCTTGCACGAGGAGATCGCCTTGCACAAGCACCTGCGGCACAGGAACATCGTGCAATACTTGGGCTCTGTCAGCCAGGGCGGCTTCATCAAGATCTTCATGGAGGAGGTGCCGGGAG GGAGCCTCTCGTCCCTGCTGCGCTCCAAGTGGGGCCCCCTGAAGGACAACGAACCCACCATCGTCTTCTACACCCGCCAGATCCTCGATGGGCTGAGCTACCTCCACGATAACCACATCGTGCACCGAGACATCAAG GGAGACAATGTCCTCATCAACACGTATAGCGGGGTGTTGAAGATCTCTGACTTCGGCACCTCCAAGCGACTGGCAGGCATCAGTCCCAGTGCCGAAACCTTCACGG gcaccctgcagtACATGGCCCCAGAAATCATCGACCAAGGGCCGTGGGGCTACGGGAAGCCGGCAGATATCTGGTCCCTGGGTTGCACCATCATTGAGATGGCCACGGGAAAGCCTCCTTTCTATGAGCtgggcagcccccaggccgcgaTGTTCAAG GTGGGCATGTTTAAGATGCACCCCGAAGTGCCTGAGTCCATGTCGGACAAAGCCAAGGCTTTCATCCTCCGCTGCTTCGAGGCCGACCCAGCCAAGCGGGCAACAGCGGCTGCGCTGCTGCAGGAGCCTTTCCTCGCCCCGGCCAGCACCAGGAGGGCCAGGAGTCAGGCAGTGGCTGCCGCAGGGGGCACCCCGCACGGGGCGGCAG GTGATTCCCCCCACTCTGGGCACCCAGGTGGGGACCCGGAGGGCACCGAGGGGACCCAGGGCCATCCCTGGTCCACACAGGGCGCCCGGGCGGTGGGCTCAGCGGGCAGCCCCCTGCTCCCGCGCTGCTCCAGCAACGCAGCCTCCAGCCATGGCTATTTGGG GGCTCCCGAGGACTCGGCCGGCTCCGACCTCAGCTTGCGCTCGTCCTCCCCCGAGGAGAGCAGggacctcttcctcctccgcaaGGACAGCAAGCGCCGGGCCACGCTGCACCGCATCCTCACCGACGAGGCCCCCGGCATCGCTGCCGCCTTGGAGGAGAGCCAG AGCGCAGAGGGCCCACGGCTGGGCTCGGAGCACGTcgccctgctgctgagctgcctgcGGAGCTACATCCAGTGCCCCAGCCAGCACCAGCTCCGCCAGGACCTCCTGGCGCTGCAGACCCGGCTGCGGGCCGACGGGCTGAGCCTCCGCCACCTCCAGGCTCCCCTCTTCCACTTCCAGGCGGCG GTGAAACGGGTCCTGCGCCGGCATCACATCAAACCCCACTGGATGTTTGCGCTGGACGACGCCGTTAGCCGGGCAGTGCAGGCGGCTTTCACCGTGCTAATGCGAG ACCTGGGAATGAAGGCCAGCTGGCTGGGGGGAGATGACGCCAAGGACACGAGCGACGAGGACGACCCCGTGCCGCCGAGGCCGGCTGTTCCCAGGAGCCGGCCCCGGCGAGACAGCTCCAGTTTGGGGCTgggcaccagctccagcacccagACGGGCCCCGCGTCCTCGCTGCTGGGTCCCTCCCCGCTGGTGGCACAGCTCCGCCACCTCCGCGCGGAGACGGCCAG gcTGCTCCGGGAGCTGGCTGCGAAGGAGCAGGAGTGGCAGAGGCTGGTGCAGCGGGCGCTCCGCACCGCCCAGgaggacgccccggccccgcaccggccccgcggggagcccGCCACGAGGGCAGCCCCCGGGACCCGGGGAGGGGCAGGCAGCATCGCTCACCCCGCCGCGACGGCCgagccccccccggggcaggcggACCCCCTCCTCGTCGAGTGGCTGCAGCGGCACAACACGGACCAGGCCGCCACGGACGCG CTCCTCCGGCACGGTTTCACCCTGCGGGACCTGTTGGTTTGTGCCACCCGCGACGACCTCTTCTACACGGGCATCAG GCGCGGGGTGGCGTACCGCCTGTGGGCAGCGGTCCTGGAGCATCGCCGCACCCTCGCCCAGCGGGAAGCAGAGTGA
- the SYTL1 gene encoding synaptotagmin-like protein 1 isoform X1, whose product MALQPQVEALLDLSFLTEEERRAIAAVLRRDAQLRRREEGRVRAVTRSGWAPRHAVAATAALAVASKLRKSVSDPARLKSLTGDWFCDVRAQRHRHHLGSDLVRASIRRRRRPRGEKEGGPGPGELEAIGEPSAEEKEEEDSAAETEASPSKDEAQAAIQPCNACPAAPALEGTPAAQSLLQADVPLREQDVPLQPGDRADGNPFGTSSTEEEENEPDSVPSVPDTGQAPGTPQPRQASLDRASPQSGRAPPSNLLTASSSVSSLSSSTLSGSLMSLYSDSELGKVAVRGCVQFALHYDPAKKELHVHVVRCRELAEAKKQRSDPYIKTYLLPDKSNRSKRKTTVRKRSLDPIFNETLKYKLEKTDLQGRTLNLSVWHHDSLGRNLFLGEVEIALGAWDWANTRPEWFNLQPRTPISLDDLASRGNLNLALKFIPAGFEGAGLPPTGELHIWVKNAQSLVPLHGGTVDAFVQCYVLPDDSKASRQKTRVVKRSLHPVFNHTMVYDGFQAQDLAEACAEFTLWHHEAFSKHQLGGIRLSLGTGSSYGLPVPWMDSTAEERGVWGRLLQQPGRWVEALLPLRTNLVPRV is encoded by the exons ATGGCACTGCAGCCGCAGGTGGAGGCTCTGCTGGACCTCAGCTTCCTGACGGAGGAGGAGCGGCGTGCCATCGCCGCCGTGCTGCGCAGGGACGCGCAGCTCCGCAGGCGCGAGGAGGGACGCGTCAG GGCGGTGACGAGGAGCGGGTGGGCGCCTCGGCACGCCGTGGCCGCCACCGCTGCCCTCGCCGTCGCCAGCAAGCTCCGCAAGTCGGTCTCGGACCCGGCGCGGCTGAAGAGCCTCACGGGCGACTGGTTCTGCGACGTCCGTGCCCAGCGCCACCGCCACCACCTGGGCTCCGACCTGGTCCGCGCCTCCATCCGCCGCAGGAGGCGGCCGCGCG GGGAAAAGGAGGgtggccccgggccgggggagcTGGAGGCGATCGGAGAGCCCTCGgcggaggaaaaggaggaggaggacagcgcGGCGGAGACGGAGGCGAG CCCCTCAAAGGATGAGGCCCAGGCGGCCATACAG CCCTGCAacgcctgccccgcagccccggctctGGAGGGGACGCCGGCGGCACAGTCTCTGCTGCAGGCCGATGTCCCATTGAGGGAGCAGGACGTCCCGCTCCAGCCAG GGGACCGAGCGGACGGTAACCCCTTCGGCACGTCCAGCACggaggaagaggagaatgagCCCGACTCTGTGCCCAGCGTCCCCGACACCGGACAG GCACCGGGGACCCCGCAGCCCAGGCAGGCGTCCCTAGACCGGGCGTCCCCGCAGAGCGGCCGCGCGCCCCCGAGCAACCTGCTGACAGCCAGCTCCTCCGTGTCCAGCCTCAGCTCCTCCACG CTGAGCGGCAGCCTGATGAGCCTGTACAGCGACAGCGAGCTGGGCAAGGTGGCCGTGCGGGGCTGCGTCCAGTTCGCCCTGCACTACGACCCGGCCAAGAAGGAGCTGCACGTCCACGTGGTGCGGTGCCGGGAGCTGGCCGAGGCCAAGAAGCAGCGCTCGGACCC GTACATCAAGACCTACCTGCTGCCCGACAAGTCGAACCGCAGCAAGCGCAAGACCACGGTGCGCAAGCGGAGCCTGGACCCCATCTTCAACGAGACCCTCAAG TACAAGCTGGAGAAAACAGACCTGCAGGGCCGGACCCTGAACCTGTCCGTGTGGCACCACGACAGCCtgggcaggaacctcttcctggGCGAGGTGGAGATTGCGCTGGGCGCCTGGGACTGGGCCAACACGCGGCCAGAGTGGTTCAACCTCCAGCCCCGG ACACCCATCTCCCTGGATGATCTTGCCAGCCGGGGCAACCTCAACTTGGCACTGAAGTTCATCCCGGCCGGCTTTGAAG gcgcggggctgccgcccaCGGGCGAGCTGCACATCTGGGTGAAGAATGCTCAGAGCCTCGTGCCCCTGCACGGCGGCACCGTGGACGCCTTCGTGCAGTG CTACGTGCTGCCCGACGACAGCAAGGCGAGCCGCCAGAAGACGCGGGTGGTGAAGCGGAGCCTGCACCCCGTCTTCAACCACACCATGGTGTACGATGGCTTCCAGGCCCAGGACCTGGCCGAGGCGTGCGCCGAGTTCACCCTCTGGCACCACGAGGCTTTCTCCAAGCACCAGCTGGGCGGCATCCGGCTCAGCCTGGGCACAG GCAGCAGCTACGGGCTGCCCGTGCCCTGGATGGACTCGACGGCGGAGGAGCGCGGCGTCTGGGGCCGCCTGCTCCAGCAGCCCGGCCGCTGGGTCGAAGCGCTGCTGCCCCTGCGGACCAACCTGGTGCCCCGGGTGtag
- the SYTL1 gene encoding synaptotagmin-like protein 1 isoform X2, with protein sequence MALQPQVEALLDLSFLTEEERRAIAAVLRRDAQLRRREEGRVSKLRKSVSDPARLKSLTGDWFCDVRAQRHRHHLGSDLVRASIRRRRRPRGEKEGGPGPGELEAIGEPSAEEKEEEDSAAETEASPSKDEAQAAIQPCNACPAAPALEGTPAAQSLLQADVPLREQDVPLQPGDRADGNPFGTSSTEEEENEPDSVPSVPDTGQAPGTPQPRQASLDRASPQSGRAPPSNLLTASSSVSSLSSSTLSGSLMSLYSDSELGKVAVRGCVQFALHYDPAKKELHVHVVRCRELAEAKKQRSDPYIKTYLLPDKSNRSKRKTTVRKRSLDPIFNETLKYKLEKTDLQGRTLNLSVWHHDSLGRNLFLGEVEIALGAWDWANTRPEWFNLQPRTPISLDDLASRGNLNLALKFIPAGFEGAGLPPTGELHIWVKNAQSLVPLHGGTVDAFVQCYVLPDDSKASRQKTRVVKRSLHPVFNHTMVYDGFQAQDLAEACAEFTLWHHEAFSKHQLGGIRLSLGTGSSYGLPVPWMDSTAEERGVWGRLLQQPGRWVEALLPLRTNLVPRV encoded by the exons ATGGCACTGCAGCCGCAGGTGGAGGCTCTGCTGGACCTCAGCTTCCTGACGGAGGAGGAGCGGCGTGCCATCGCCGCCGTGCTGCGCAGGGACGCGCAGCTCCGCAGGCGCGAGGAGGGACGCGTCAG CAAGCTCCGCAAGTCGGTCTCGGACCCGGCGCGGCTGAAGAGCCTCACGGGCGACTGGTTCTGCGACGTCCGTGCCCAGCGCCACCGCCACCACCTGGGCTCCGACCTGGTCCGCGCCTCCATCCGCCGCAGGAGGCGGCCGCGCG GGGAAAAGGAGGgtggccccgggccgggggagcTGGAGGCGATCGGAGAGCCCTCGgcggaggaaaaggaggaggaggacagcgcGGCGGAGACGGAGGCGAG CCCCTCAAAGGATGAGGCCCAGGCGGCCATACAG CCCTGCAacgcctgccccgcagccccggctctGGAGGGGACGCCGGCGGCACAGTCTCTGCTGCAGGCCGATGTCCCATTGAGGGAGCAGGACGTCCCGCTCCAGCCAG GGGACCGAGCGGACGGTAACCCCTTCGGCACGTCCAGCACggaggaagaggagaatgagCCCGACTCTGTGCCCAGCGTCCCCGACACCGGACAG GCACCGGGGACCCCGCAGCCCAGGCAGGCGTCCCTAGACCGGGCGTCCCCGCAGAGCGGCCGCGCGCCCCCGAGCAACCTGCTGACAGCCAGCTCCTCCGTGTCCAGCCTCAGCTCCTCCACG CTGAGCGGCAGCCTGATGAGCCTGTACAGCGACAGCGAGCTGGGCAAGGTGGCCGTGCGGGGCTGCGTCCAGTTCGCCCTGCACTACGACCCGGCCAAGAAGGAGCTGCACGTCCACGTGGTGCGGTGCCGGGAGCTGGCCGAGGCCAAGAAGCAGCGCTCGGACCC GTACATCAAGACCTACCTGCTGCCCGACAAGTCGAACCGCAGCAAGCGCAAGACCACGGTGCGCAAGCGGAGCCTGGACCCCATCTTCAACGAGACCCTCAAG TACAAGCTGGAGAAAACAGACCTGCAGGGCCGGACCCTGAACCTGTCCGTGTGGCACCACGACAGCCtgggcaggaacctcttcctggGCGAGGTGGAGATTGCGCTGGGCGCCTGGGACTGGGCCAACACGCGGCCAGAGTGGTTCAACCTCCAGCCCCGG ACACCCATCTCCCTGGATGATCTTGCCAGCCGGGGCAACCTCAACTTGGCACTGAAGTTCATCCCGGCCGGCTTTGAAG gcgcggggctgccgcccaCGGGCGAGCTGCACATCTGGGTGAAGAATGCTCAGAGCCTCGTGCCCCTGCACGGCGGCACCGTGGACGCCTTCGTGCAGTG CTACGTGCTGCCCGACGACAGCAAGGCGAGCCGCCAGAAGACGCGGGTGGTGAAGCGGAGCCTGCACCCCGTCTTCAACCACACCATGGTGTACGATGGCTTCCAGGCCCAGGACCTGGCCGAGGCGTGCGCCGAGTTCACCCTCTGGCACCACGAGGCTTTCTCCAAGCACCAGCTGGGCGGCATCCGGCTCAGCCTGGGCACAG GCAGCAGCTACGGGCTGCCCGTGCCCTGGATGGACTCGACGGCGGAGGAGCGCGGCGTCTGGGGCCGCCTGCTCCAGCAGCCCGGCCGCTGGGTCGAAGCGCTGCTGCCCCTGCGGACCAACCTGGTGCCCCGGGTGtag
- the TMEM222 gene encoding transmembrane protein 222: MAEAEAKMKQFNGGGGGGAGLEAERGRFPFCVVWTPIPVLTWLFPIIGHMGICTSAGVIRDFAGPYYVSEDNMAFGKPVKYWKLDPSKVYSTSPNAWDTAVHDASEEYKHRMHNLCCDNCHSHVALALNLMRYDNSTSWNMVKLCFFSLLYGKYVSIGGFVKTWLPFALFLGVILTVVLTLHLR, translated from the exons ATGGCGGAAGCGGAGGCCAAGATGAAGCAGTtcaatggcggcggcggcggcggggccgggctggaggcCGAGCGCGGCCGGTTCCCTTTCTGCGTGGTGTGGACCCCCATCCCCGTGCTCAC ATGGCTCTTCCCGATCATTGGCCACATGGGTATCTGCACGTCGGCTGGAGTCATTCGGGACTTTGCGGGGCCGTACTACGTCTCA gaaGACAACATGGCATTTGGGAAGCCAGTGAA GTACTGGAAACTGGATCCCAGCAAAGTGTACTCCACCAGTCCCAATGCTTGGGACACAGCCGTGCATGATGCCTCGGAGGAGTACAAGCACCGAATG CACAACCTTTGCTGTGATAACTGCCATTCTCATGTGGCTCTGGCCTTGAACTTGATGAGATATGATAACAGCACCTCCTGGAACATGGTCAAACTCTGCTTCTTCTCACTGCTGTATGGGAAGTATGTAAG CATAGGAGGGTTTGTGAAGACCTGGCTTCCCTTTGCCCTCTTCTTGGGGGTGATCCTGACGGTTGTTCTGACTCTTCATTTGCGGTGA